In Kineococcus sp. NBC_00420, a single genomic region encodes these proteins:
- a CDS encoding alpha-galactosidase, with product MTSPHDPQRSTPPATPGATTAALGRVLHLRTAGVSLVVDLHATSTPTLVHWGADLGDLSEAALADLVTSGRTARANNDLDVPQPTRLLPEQAWGWNGRPGLSGHRAGTAWSTRFVPTGALVEERSDGGRLVLDTADPEAGLALTLELELLPSGLLRHRATLTNTGEGDYEVADLALALPVPPVATEIFDLAGRWAKERVPQRRPLVFGAHVRENRRGRTGPDAPLVLAVGTRGFGFRDGEVWATHTAFSGNHRSSVEKLSSGTTTLAAGELLLPGEVRLAPGAQYRTPWVFGAWSADGLDGMAARFHQYLRSRPHHPSTPRPVVVNTWEAVYFDLDLEKLLALARAAAEVGAERYVLDDGWFRHRRRDDAGLGDWYVDEGVWPQGLHPLVDGVRALGLEFGLWVEPEMVNPDSDLVRAHPDWVLQTGGRTPLPSRQQQVLDLGNPAAFAHVLERLDALLTEYDIAYFKWDHNRDLLEAGSGPSGAAGVHAQTLAVYRLLDELRARHPGVEIESCSSGGLRVDLEILEHTDRVWGSDCIDPLERQQIQRWTTQLVPPELIGSHVGASPSHTTHRSSDLSFRAGTALFASFGIETDITRLEPAERAELASWVALYKELRGLLHTGTVVRCDDHDPSFQVHGTVAGDGSDALFAVVQLSTPDASVPGRVRLPGLLPDAQYEVSAQAPGDIPAVRSEADLPWLANGVRMNGRTLAAVGVAAPALQPQQLVLVRARRV from the coding sequence GTGACCTCACCGCACGACCCCCAGCGCAGCACCCCTCCCGCGACCCCGGGGGCCACTACCGCTGCGCTCGGCCGCGTCCTGCACCTGAGGACGGCGGGGGTGAGCCTCGTCGTGGACCTGCACGCCACCTCCACCCCGACGCTGGTGCACTGGGGAGCCGACCTGGGCGACCTCTCCGAGGCCGCCCTCGCCGACCTCGTCACGTCCGGGCGGACCGCCCGGGCCAACAACGACCTGGACGTGCCGCAGCCCACCCGGCTGCTCCCCGAGCAGGCCTGGGGATGGAACGGCCGTCCCGGCCTGTCCGGTCACCGCGCCGGCACGGCGTGGTCCACGCGGTTCGTCCCGACCGGGGCCCTCGTCGAGGAACGGAGCGACGGTGGCCGCCTCGTGCTCGACACCGCCGACCCGGAGGCCGGTCTGGCGTTGACCCTCGAGCTCGAACTGCTTCCTTCGGGGTTGCTGCGCCACCGGGCGACGCTGACGAACACGGGCGAGGGGGACTACGAGGTCGCCGACCTCGCCCTGGCGCTCCCCGTCCCGCCGGTCGCGACCGAGATCTTCGACCTGGCGGGTCGCTGGGCGAAGGAACGCGTCCCGCAGCGGCGTCCGCTGGTCTTCGGCGCCCACGTGCGGGAGAACCGCCGCGGTCGCACCGGTCCCGACGCGCCCCTCGTGCTCGCCGTCGGGACCCGGGGGTTCGGCTTCCGCGACGGGGAGGTCTGGGCGACCCACACCGCGTTCAGCGGGAACCACCGCAGCAGCGTGGAGAAGCTGTCCAGCGGGACGACCACGCTGGCGGCCGGTGAACTCCTGCTGCCCGGCGAGGTCCGACTGGCGCCGGGGGCGCAGTACCGCACCCCGTGGGTGTTCGGGGCCTGGTCCGCCGACGGGCTGGACGGGATGGCGGCGCGGTTCCACCAGTACCTGCGGTCGCGTCCGCACCACCCCTCGACCCCGCGACCGGTCGTCGTGAACACGTGGGAGGCCGTCTACTTCGACCTCGACCTCGAGAAGCTGCTGGCCCTGGCTCGGGCCGCCGCGGAGGTCGGCGCGGAACGCTACGTCCTCGACGACGGCTGGTTCCGCCACCGCCGCCGGGACGACGCCGGCCTCGGCGACTGGTACGTGGACGAGGGCGTCTGGCCGCAGGGCCTGCACCCGCTCGTCGACGGCGTCCGGGCGCTGGGGCTGGAGTTCGGCCTCTGGGTCGAACCCGAGATGGTGAACCCCGACTCCGACCTCGTGCGGGCCCACCCCGACTGGGTCCTGCAGACGGGCGGGCGCACCCCGCTGCCGTCGCGTCAGCAGCAGGTCCTCGACCTCGGGAACCCGGCGGCGTTCGCCCACGTCCTCGAACGTCTCGACGCGCTGCTCACCGAGTACGACATCGCCTACTTCAAGTGGGACCACAACCGGGACCTGCTCGAGGCCGGTTCCGGACCCTCCGGCGCGGCCGGCGTGCACGCCCAGACCCTCGCCGTGTACCGACTGCTCGACGAACTGCGGGCCCGGCACCCCGGGGTCGAGATCGAGTCCTGCTCCTCGGGCGGGTTGCGGGTCGACCTCGAGATCCTCGAGCACACCGACCGGGTCTGGGGCAGCGACTGCATCGATCCGCTGGAACGGCAGCAGATCCAGCGCTGGACGACCCAGCTCGTCCCGCCGGAACTCATCGGTTCCCACGTCGGCGCCTCGCCGTCGCACACCACCCACCGCAGTTCGGACCTGTCGTTCCGGGCGGGGACGGCGCTGTTCGCCTCGTTCGGCATCGAGACCGACATCACCAGGCTGGAACCCGCGGAACGGGCGGAACTCGCGAGCTGGGTCGCCCTGTACAAGGAACTCCGGGGTCTGCTGCACACCGGCACCGTGGTGCGCTGCGACGACCACGACCCGTCCTTCCAGGTGCACGGGACGGTGGCCGGTGACGGTTCCGACGCCCTCTTCGCGGTCGTGCAGCTGAGCACCCCCGACGCCTCGGTCCCGGGCCGGGTCCGGTTGCCGGGACTGCTGCCCGACGCGCAGTACGAGGTCAGCGCGCAGGCACCGGGGGACATCCCCGCGGTGCGGAGTGAGGCCGACCTGCCCTGGTTGGCGAACGGGGTGCGCATGAACGGCCGGACGCTCGCCGCCGTCGGGGTCGCGGCTCCGGCGTTGCAACCCCAGCAGTTGGTGCTGGTGCGCGCACGGCGGGTCTGA
- a CDS encoding DeoR/GlpR family DNA-binding transcription regulator, translating to MLDGSRSTEPRSPWGGGVPVVLARNRQKLILEALRSSGSVRVSDLVDRLGVSDVTIRRDITELSRLGLADRVHGGAALPEGFGAEFGFPTRDTGNRHLERSIGELAASLVQPGSSVALSAGPTTLDVASALHSVPGLTVVTNSPAVAQVLHEPYRHDRAVILTGGMRNAAGALVGPVANRSLEPLHVDLLFLDVHGFSAAEGLTSSELAEGETNRALISAAACTVLVAGSDRWGLVGLATIAGLDEVDVLVSDDGLPQAACRAVNDRGGQVLLTPGDGGGAG from the coding sequence ATGCTCGACGGGTCAAGGTCGACGGAACCACGCTCGCCGTGGGGTGGGGGTGTCCCGGTGGTACTGGCTCGAAATCGACAGAAACTCATCCTCGAAGCGTTGCGCAGCAGCGGAAGCGTCCGCGTCTCCGACCTGGTGGACCGCCTCGGCGTCTCGGACGTGACGATCCGCCGGGACATCACGGAACTGTCTCGATTGGGTCTCGCCGACCGTGTCCACGGCGGCGCGGCCCTCCCCGAGGGTTTCGGCGCGGAGTTCGGTTTCCCGACACGAGACACCGGGAACCGACACCTGGAACGTTCGATCGGAGAACTCGCCGCGTCCCTCGTCCAACCGGGTTCCTCGGTCGCCCTCTCGGCGGGCCCGACGACGCTCGACGTCGCCTCCGCCCTGCACAGCGTCCCCGGTCTGACGGTCGTGACGAACTCCCCGGCCGTGGCCCAGGTCCTCCACGAACCGTACCGGCACGACCGTGCCGTCATCCTCACCGGCGGGATGCGGAACGCGGCGGGCGCGCTGGTGGGACCGGTGGCGAACCGCAGTCTCGAACCCCTCCACGTCGACCTGCTGTTCCTGGACGTGCACGGGTTCAGCGCCGCGGAAGGACTGACGAGTTCCGAACTCGCCGAGGGCGAGACGAACCGTGCCCTCATCTCCGCGGCGGCCTGCACCGTGCTCGTCGCCGGCTCCGACCGCTGGGGTCTGGTCGGTCTCGCGACGATCGCGGGCCTGGACGAGGTGGACGTCCTGGTGAGCGACGACGGTCTGCCGCAGGCGGCCTGCAGAGCCGTCAACGACCGCGGCGGGCAGGTTCTCCTCACCCCGGGTGACGGTGGTGGGGCCGGCTGA
- a CDS encoding ABC transporter substrate-binding protein encodes MNRPTTEAEYLAGLVPASAGRHGFSRRSMLRGSLLAAGVPALLAACGGNDTAGGGGGGGGGDVTLGSNFSDAVPVKAMNAMVADAQTKQGIKVKLNTVDHTTFQNNINNYLQGSPDDVFAWFAGYRMQFFAAQGLASDLTDVWSTIGANYTDAFKKASTGEDGKQYFVPTTYGPWAVFYRKSLWAEKGYTAPETLDEMVTLSKKMQTDGLVPLAFADKEGWPAMGTFDQLNMRINGYQFHVDLMAGKEAWTDQKVKTVFDTWKGLLPYHQTDSLGRTWQEAATGVVNKTSGMMVIGSFIGQQFEDADQDDIDFFNFPEVDSNIGADAVEAPIDGFMMSKRPRNEAGAKKLLEYFGSPDDGVVQTTNDPSGIAANTKSDQGHYTELQKKCAQFVASAKSISQFMDRDTRPDFASTVMIPELQKFISDPSDIDGLCTEIENQKKSIFTS; translated from the coding sequence ATGAACCGCCCCACCACCGAAGCCGAGTACCTCGCAGGCCTCGTGCCCGCCTCCGCCGGCCGCCACGGTTTCAGCCGTCGCTCGATGCTGCGTGGCTCGCTGCTCGCCGCCGGCGTTCCCGCCCTGCTCGCCGCGTGCGGCGGCAACGACACCGCCGGTGGCGGTGGCGGGGGCGGTGGCGGCGACGTCACCCTCGGCTCGAACTTCTCCGACGCGGTCCCGGTCAAGGCCATGAACGCCATGGTCGCCGACGCTCAGACCAAGCAGGGCATCAAGGTCAAGCTGAACACCGTCGACCACACGACCTTCCAGAACAACATCAACAACTACCTCCAGGGCAGCCCGGACGACGTGTTCGCCTGGTTCGCCGGGTACCGCATGCAGTTCTTCGCCGCCCAGGGCCTCGCCTCGGACCTGACCGACGTCTGGAGCACCATCGGGGCGAACTACACCGACGCCTTCAAGAAGGCCTCCACGGGCGAGGACGGCAAGCAGTACTTCGTCCCGACCACCTACGGCCCGTGGGCCGTCTTCTACCGCAAGTCGCTCTGGGCGGAGAAGGGCTACACGGCCCCCGAGACCCTCGACGAGATGGTCACCCTGTCCAAGAAGATGCAGACCGACGGCCTCGTGCCGCTGGCTTTCGCGGACAAGGAGGGCTGGCCGGCCATGGGCACCTTCGACCAGCTCAACATGCGCATCAACGGCTACCAGTTCCACGTCGACCTGATGGCCGGCAAGGAGGCCTGGACCGACCAGAAGGTCAAGACGGTCTTCGACACCTGGAAGGGGCTGCTGCCCTACCACCAGACCGACTCCCTGGGTCGCACCTGGCAGGAGGCGGCCACCGGTGTCGTCAACAAGACCTCGGGCATGATGGTCATCGGTTCCTTCATCGGCCAGCAGTTCGAGGACGCCGACCAGGACGACATCGACTTCTTCAACTTCCCCGAGGTCGACTCCAACATCGGCGCGGACGCGGTCGAGGCCCCCATCGACGGCTTCATGATGTCGAAGCGGCCCCGCAACGAGGCCGGCGCCAAGAAGCTGCTCGAGTACTTCGGCTCGCCCGACGACGGTGTCGTCCAGACGACGAACGACCCTTCGGGCATCGCGGCGAACACGAAGTCCGACCAGGGCCACTACACCGAGCTGCAGAAGAAGTGCGCGCAGTTCGTGGCCAGCGCCAAGTCCATCTCGCAGTTCATGGACCGCGACACCCGTCCGGACTTCGCCTCCACGGTCATGATCCCGGAGCTGCAGAAGTTCATCTCGGACCCGAGCGACATCGACGGTCTGTGCACCGAGATCGAAAACCAGAAGAAGAGCATCTTCACCTCCTGA
- a CDS encoding carbohydrate ABC transporter permease has protein sequence MSSPDLPLVAPQTAHPAPTAGSHHGTGKNQRVKRLSGFDRIAVILMVAIPTLIVVGLIWLPAISSVFLSFTNWNGIGSLADVKIIGVENYTNVFTNYPPFKPAIEHNLIWLVVMFVVATPLGILFAVLIDKDLKGSRFYQTALYLPVVLSLALVGFIWQLMYSRDQGLINAVLGTQVDFYGDPKWNLWAALFATCWKQVGYVMLLYLAGLKGVDASLKEAAQMDGANQVQTFFRIVFPVMRPINIIVLVITVIESLRAFDLVWVINQGRNGLELIATLVTANIVGEASRIGFGSALATIMLLISLVFISIYLAVVMREEER, from the coding sequence GTGTCGTCTCCCGACCTGCCGCTCGTCGCCCCGCAGACGGCGCACCCCGCGCCGACTGCGGGGTCGCACCACGGCACCGGCAAGAACCAGCGCGTCAAGCGGCTCAGCGGCTTCGACCGCATCGCCGTCATCCTCATGGTGGCGATCCCGACCCTGATCGTCGTCGGCCTGATCTGGCTCCCCGCGATCTCCTCGGTCTTCCTGTCCTTCACCAACTGGAACGGGATCGGGTCGCTCGCCGACGTCAAGATCATCGGCGTGGAGAACTACACCAACGTCTTCACGAACTACCCGCCCTTCAAGCCGGCGATCGAGCACAACCTGATCTGGCTCGTCGTGATGTTCGTGGTGGCGACCCCGCTGGGCATCCTCTTCGCGGTCCTCATCGACAAGGACCTCAAGGGCAGCCGGTTCTACCAGACCGCGCTGTACCTGCCGGTCGTGCTGTCGCTGGCGCTCGTCGGGTTCATCTGGCAGCTCATGTACTCCCGGGACCAGGGCCTCATCAACGCGGTCCTCGGGACGCAGGTCGACTTCTACGGCGACCCGAAGTGGAACCTGTGGGCAGCGCTCTTCGCGACCTGCTGGAAGCAGGTCGGCTACGTGATGCTGCTGTACTTGGCCGGCCTCAAGGGGGTCGACGCCTCGCTCAAGGAGGCGGCGCAGATGGACGGCGCCAACCAGGTCCAGACGTTCTTCCGGATCGTCTTCCCGGTCATGCGTCCCATCAACATCATCGTGCTCGTCATCACCGTCATCGAGTCCCTGCGCGCCTTCGACCTGGTGTGGGTCATCAACCAGGGCCGCAACGGACTGGAACTGATCGCCACGCTGGTCACCGCGAACATCGTCGGTGAGGCGAGCCGCATCGGCTTCGGATCGGCGCTGGCGACGATCATGCTGTTGATCTCGCTGGTCTTCATCAGCATCTACCTGGCGGTCGTCATGCGAGAGGAAGAACGATGA
- a CDS encoding carbohydrate ABC transporter permease, whose translation MSSTTVPRVRGQAADVPKVPHKVPPARIVLYVFLIAASVLWLFPLLWAVFNSFRDYGYTQAHGYASFGGFTIQNYVNAWQQGDFGQHFLNSVIITVPSVVLALFLASMVAFVVARFNFKFNLALLGLFTAANLLPPQALLIPLFRLFKAIQVPYWFSYSGTLLDSYWALIIVNTAFQTGFCAFVLSNYMKTLPYELYEAAQVDGLSVFKQYWQITLPLCRPALAALAVLEITWIYNEFFWATVLLQSGDKFPITSSLNNLKGQFFTDYNLLSAGSVLVALPVLVVFFALQKQFVSGLTLGATKG comes from the coding sequence ATGAGCTCCACCACCGTGCCTCGGGTCCGCGGCCAGGCCGCGGACGTCCCGAAGGTGCCGCACAAGGTGCCGCCGGCCCGGATCGTGCTGTACGTCTTCCTCATCGCCGCGTCGGTGCTCTGGCTCTTCCCGCTGCTGTGGGCGGTCTTCAACTCCTTCCGCGACTACGGGTACACCCAGGCGCACGGCTACGCCTCCTTCGGCGGGTTCACGATCCAGAACTACGTGAACGCCTGGCAGCAGGGCGACTTCGGGCAGCACTTCCTGAACTCGGTCATCATCACGGTGCCCTCCGTGGTGCTGGCCCTGTTCCTGGCCTCGATGGTCGCGTTCGTGGTGGCCCGGTTCAACTTCAAGTTCAACCTGGCCCTGCTGGGGCTGTTCACCGCCGCGAACCTGCTCCCGCCGCAGGCGCTGCTGATCCCGCTGTTCCGCCTGTTCAAGGCGATCCAGGTCCCGTACTGGTTCAGCTACTCCGGGACGCTGCTGGACAGCTACTGGGCGCTGATCATCGTCAACACCGCGTTCCAGACGGGGTTCTGCGCCTTCGTGCTCAGCAACTACATGAAGACGCTGCCCTACGAGCTCTACGAAGCTGCTCAGGTCGACGGCCTGAGCGTCTTCAAGCAGTACTGGCAGATCACCCTGCCGCTGTGCCGCCCGGCGCTGGCGGCCCTCGCGGTGCTCGAGATCACCTGGATCTACAACGAGTTCTTCTGGGCGACGGTGCTGCTGCAGTCGGGGGACAAGTTCCCGATCACCAGCTCGCTGAACAACCTCAAGGGCCAGTTCTTCACCGACTACAACCTGCTGTCGGCCGGCTCGGTGCTGGTCGCGCTGCCGGTGCTCGTCGTGTTCTTCGCACTGCAGAAGCAGTTCGTCTCCGGTCTGACGCTGGGAGCCACCAAGGGATGA
- a CDS encoding glycoside hydrolase family 2 TIM barrel-domain containing protein codes for MSHWFEDFTPARGNLPARAWVRSDAPTLSLNGGWRFRYAERADTPADLADPALDDAAWGEITVPGHWQLQGWGEPAYTNIVYPFPVEPPFVPDENPTGDHRRTFVLPDGFTAGAPRVVLRFEGVDSAFTAWVDGTEVGRSVGSRLPVEFDVTDALVGSDEHVLAVRVHQWSAASYVEDQDMWWLSGIFRDVTLLARPLDGVEDVFVHAGYDHTTGAGTLRVDTPSAARLLVPELGVDVATNEDVVLERVEPWSAEVPRLYAAEVVSAGERVRLRIGFRTVAVLDGVFTVNGAPVKLRGVNRHEVSADRGRAVTPAEMLADVLLMKQHNVNAVRTSHYPPHPAFLDLCDEHGLWVVDECDLETHGFWLLDWRDNPSDDPRWREALLDRMRRTVERDKNHASVVLWSLGNESGTGQNLAAMSAWTKDRDPSRLVHYEHDWAVPYADVYSRMYASHAEVADIATRSEEALPDAEADARRRAMPFVQCEYAHAMGNGPGGLVEYQDLFESSERCMGGFVWEWIDHGLRQQGPDGRERFAYGGDFGEPLHDGAFVADGLVFPDRTPSPGLLDYAAVIAQVRLRPEGTRLRLTNHYDVVDLAHVRLRWSVADEGIEVAHGDLPTPDLAPRASVLLDLPAEVRQLSPAVGERWFTVVAELVDETGWAPAGHVLGRGQVQLVEAALPKTPAAIAPVRRGPDLLVGPAVLDARTGTLRALGGLPVETLELSVWRAPTDNDRGEHGEPLEPTWRTLGLHRLRHRTVSVAVSERDVVVTGRSAPAGTDTGFATTWRWSDVGGAVRLEVDVTPETPGGLSVPLPRLGIRLALPRTLRRLDWFGRGPGEAYPDTGSATWTGRFSRSVEELQTPYVRPQENGQRADVRWAVLTAADGSGLRVRAEPTIGVTVRPWSTETLDAATHTSALDDEGRIWLHLDQAQQGIGTGSCGPGALPAYRLQAQPTRFVLTFEPVV; via the coding sequence ATGAGCCACTGGTTCGAGGACTTCACGCCCGCGCGGGGGAACCTCCCCGCGCGGGCGTGGGTGCGTTCCGATGCACCCACGCTGTCGCTGAACGGCGGCTGGCGGTTCCGCTACGCCGAGCGCGCGGACACCCCGGCCGACCTCGCCGACCCGGCGCTGGACGACGCGGCCTGGGGCGAGATCACCGTTCCCGGGCACTGGCAGCTGCAGGGCTGGGGTGAACCCGCCTACACGAACATCGTCTACCCGTTCCCCGTCGAGCCGCCCTTCGTGCCCGACGAGAACCCGACCGGGGACCACCGCCGCACCTTCGTGCTGCCCGACGGGTTCACCGCCGGCGCCCCCCGCGTGGTCCTGCGCTTCGAGGGGGTCGACTCCGCGTTCACCGCGTGGGTCGACGGGACCGAGGTCGGCCGCTCCGTCGGGTCCCGCCTCCCGGTGGAGTTCGACGTCACCGACGCCCTGGTCGGCTCCGACGAGCACGTCCTCGCGGTGCGGGTGCACCAGTGGTCCGCGGCGAGCTACGTCGAGGACCAGGACATGTGGTGGCTGTCGGGGATCTTCCGCGACGTCACCCTCCTGGCCCGTCCCCTCGACGGCGTCGAGGACGTCTTCGTCCACGCCGGTTACGACCACACCACGGGCGCGGGGACGCTGCGGGTCGACACCCCTTCGGCGGCGCGGCTGCTCGTGCCCGAACTGGGCGTCGACGTCGCCACGAACGAGGACGTCGTCCTCGAGCGCGTCGAGCCCTGGTCCGCGGAGGTGCCCCGGCTCTACGCCGCCGAGGTCGTCTCGGCGGGGGAGCGGGTCCGGCTGCGCATCGGCTTCCGCACCGTCGCCGTGCTCGACGGCGTGTTCACGGTCAACGGCGCCCCGGTCAAGCTGCGCGGGGTGAACCGCCACGAGGTCTCCGCCGACCGCGGTCGCGCCGTCACCCCGGCCGAGATGCTGGCCGACGTCCTGCTCATGAAGCAGCACAACGTGAACGCCGTCCGCACCAGCCACTACCCGCCCCACCCCGCGTTCCTGGACCTGTGCGACGAGCACGGCCTCTGGGTCGTCGACGAGTGCGACCTGGAGACCCACGGCTTCTGGCTGCTGGACTGGCGCGACAACCCCTCCGACGACCCGCGCTGGCGCGAGGCCCTGCTGGACCGGATGCGGCGCACCGTCGAGCGGGACAAGAACCACGCGAGCGTCGTGCTCTGGTCGCTGGGCAACGAGAGCGGGACCGGGCAGAACCTGGCCGCCATGTCGGCCTGGACGAAGGACCGCGACCCGTCCCGGCTGGTCCACTACGAACACGACTGGGCCGTCCCCTACGCCGACGTCTACTCCCGCATGTACGCGAGCCACGCCGAGGTCGCCGACATCGCCACCCGGAGCGAGGAGGCCCTGCCGGACGCGGAGGCGGACGCCCGGCGACGGGCCATGCCGTTCGTGCAGTGCGAGTACGCCCACGCCATGGGCAACGGCCCGGGCGGGCTCGTCGAGTACCAGGACCTCTTCGAGAGCTCCGAGCGGTGCATGGGCGGTTTCGTCTGGGAGTGGATCGACCACGGTCTGCGCCAGCAGGGTCCGGACGGCCGGGAACGCTTCGCCTACGGCGGCGACTTCGGGGAACCCCTGCACGACGGCGCCTTCGTCGCCGACGGTCTGGTCTTCCCTGACCGCACCCCGTCCCCGGGCCTGCTCGACTACGCCGCCGTCATCGCCCAGGTGCGGTTGCGACCCGAGGGGACGCGGCTGCGGTTGACCAACCACTACGACGTGGTCGACCTCGCCCACGTCCGCCTGCGGTGGAGCGTCGCCGACGAGGGGATCGAGGTCGCCCACGGTGACCTGCCCACCCCCGACCTGGCCCCGCGCGCCTCGGTGTTGCTCGACCTCCCCGCGGAGGTCCGGCAGCTCTCCCCGGCCGTGGGTGAACGCTGGTTCACCGTCGTCGCCGAGCTCGTGGACGAGACCGGCTGGGCGCCGGCGGGTCACGTGCTGGGACGGGGACAGGTGCAGCTGGTGGAGGCCGCGCTGCCGAAGACCCCGGCCGCGATCGCCCCGGTCCGCCGGGGACCGGACCTGCTGGTCGGGCCGGCCGTCCTCGACGCCCGGACCGGGACGTTGCGGGCCCTGGGCGGGCTCCCGGTGGAGACCCTCGAACTGTCGGTGTGGCGCGCCCCCACCGACAACGACCGCGGGGAGCACGGGGAACCCCTGGAACCCACCTGGCGCACCCTCGGTCTGCACCGGCTGCGGCACCGCACGGTCTCCGTCGCCGTGTCCGAGCGCGACGTCGTCGTGACCGGGCGTTCCGCCCCGGCGGGCACGGACACGGGGTTCGCGACGACCTGGCGGTGGAGCGACGTCGGGGGAGCCGTCCGGCTCGAGGTCGACGTGACCCCCGAGACCCCGGGTGGGCTGTCGGTCCCGTTGCCGCGGCTGGGAATCCGGTTGGCGCTGCCGCGCACGCTGCGGCGGTTGGACTGGTTCGGCCGTGGTCCCGGCGAGGCCTACCCGGACACCGGGTCGGCGACGTGGACCGGGAGGTTCTCGCGGTCGGTGGAGGAGTTGCAGACCCCCTACGTCCGTCCGCAGGAGAACGGCCAGCGGGCCGACGTGCGGTGGGCGGTCCTGACCGCCGCCGACGGTTCGGGCCTGCGGGTCCGCGCGGAACCCACGATCGGGGTGACGGTGCGGCCGTGGAGCACCGAGACCCTCGACGCCGCGACGCACACCTCGGCGCTGGACGACGAAGGCCGGATCTGGTTGCACCTCGACCAGGCCCAGCAGGGGATCGGGACGGGTTCCTGCGGACCGGGTGCGCTGCCGGCCTACCGGCTCCAGGCGCAGCCGACGCGGTTCGTGCTCACCTTCGAACCGGTGGTCTGA
- a CDS encoding helix-turn-helix domain-containing protein: MNTPDVQEPALWVHRGSAPPMREFHRHDDLEINVALRGSLEYLLGGERVLVPEGHTALFWAAAPHRLIGADRSQESDICWIHLPLAAALRWALPEAFSTVVMSHGTVVVPTAAVGTHVEAQFETWRRDLDAGADTAMLLLEANALVLRILGHREPIPTPADRPRSALRPVALMARYTAENFREAISPADIARAANLNPNYATTLFRRSTGVTLGDQLLRHRIAEAQRLLLTTSLTTAAVAHAAGFGSGSSLYAHFARACGCSPGAYRATRSVTPTNPSSVTAAPSP; the protein is encoded by the coding sequence GTGAACACCCCGGACGTCCAGGAACCCGCCCTCTGGGTGCACCGCGGTTCCGCACCACCGATGCGGGAGTTCCACCGTCACGACGACCTGGAGATCAACGTCGCGCTGCGTGGATCGCTGGAGTACCTCCTGGGGGGTGAGCGGGTGCTCGTCCCCGAAGGGCACACCGCCCTGTTCTGGGCCGCGGCGCCCCACCGGTTGATCGGGGCGGATCGGTCGCAGGAGAGCGACATCTGCTGGATCCACCTACCGCTCGCGGCGGCCCTGCGCTGGGCACTGCCCGAGGCCTTCTCGACCGTCGTCATGTCCCACGGCACCGTCGTCGTGCCGACGGCGGCCGTCGGGACGCACGTCGAGGCGCAGTTCGAGACCTGGCGGCGGGACCTCGACGCCGGGGCGGACACGGCCATGCTCCTGCTCGAGGCGAACGCTCTGGTGCTGAGAATCCTGGGACACCGGGAACCGATCCCCACCCCCGCCGACCGGCCACGGTCCGCGCTGCGCCCCGTCGCACTGATGGCCCGCTACACCGCCGAGAACTTCCGGGAGGCGATCTCCCCCGCCGACATCGCCCGGGCGGCGAACCTCAACCCGAACTACGCGACGACGTTGTTCCGGCGCTCCACCGGCGTCACCCTGGGCGACCAGCTGCTGCGCCACCGCATCGCCGAAGCGCAGCGACTGCTGCTGACGACCTCCCTGACGACGGCCGCCGTCGCGCACGCCGCGGGTTTCGGCTCGGGGAGCAGCCTGTACGCGCACTTCGCGCGCGCCTGCGGCTGCTCCCCCGGCGCCTACCGCGCCACCCGGTCGGTCACCCCCACGAACCCCTCGTCCGTCACGGCGGCGCCTTCGCCGTGA